From Mucilaginibacter rubeus, a single genomic window includes:
- a CDS encoding ribonuclease E/G, producing the protein MIKELIIDSSPNGATIALLQDKQLVELHKEQVSNNYTVGDIYLGRIKKIMPSLNAAFVDVGYEKDAFLHYLDLGPQVQSLLKLTKQVRSGGYQSKLLDGFKLEADINKGGKISEILTKNQLIPVQIAKEPISTKGPRLSSDLSIAGRYVVLVPFSEAISISKKIKSNTERTRLRKVVESIKPKHFGVIIRTVSEGKGVDELQKDLLDLISKWEQFITKLPSVEPSKKVLGEIGRTSTILRDILNPDFQHIYTNDNSMFEEIRSYIHEISPDMESIVRMHKHKEPIFDHFGIEKQIKGAFGKTVNLAGGAYLVIEHTEALHVIDVNSGNRTASKENQEENAYQVNKEAAKEIARQLRLRDMGGIVVIDFIDMHKPQNRKELFDFLRAEMQYDRAKHTILPPSKFGLVQITRQRVRPEMNIVTSEVCPTCNGTGTIRPTILLMDDIENNFNYILTEQNEKGITLCVHPYIEAYIKKGIYNRQMKWFIKYGQWIKVKSNPSYQITEFHFFSSKDEEIKL; encoded by the coding sequence TTGATAAAAGAATTAATTATCGATTCATCCCCCAACGGGGCTACCATTGCATTATTACAGGATAAACAACTCGTAGAGCTTCACAAAGAACAGGTAAGCAACAACTATACAGTTGGTGATATTTACCTGGGCCGTATCAAAAAGATCATGCCCAGCCTAAATGCCGCTTTTGTTGACGTTGGCTATGAGAAGGATGCCTTTTTGCATTATCTTGACCTTGGTCCGCAGGTACAAAGCCTGCTTAAACTGACCAAACAGGTACGTAGCGGGGGATATCAATCTAAGCTATTGGATGGGTTTAAGCTTGAGGCCGATATCAATAAAGGAGGCAAAATCTCCGAGATATTGACCAAAAACCAGCTTATCCCGGTACAGATAGCCAAAGAACCCATATCAACTAAGGGGCCACGTTTAAGTTCCGACTTGTCAATAGCAGGCCGGTATGTTGTTTTAGTACCTTTTTCGGAAGCAATTTCTATTTCGAAAAAGATAAAAAGCAACACTGAGCGCACCAGGCTCCGTAAAGTAGTTGAGAGCATTAAGCCAAAGCATTTTGGCGTTATCATCCGTACAGTTTCCGAAGGTAAAGGAGTTGATGAGCTGCAGAAAGACCTGCTTGATCTGATCTCAAAATGGGAGCAGTTTATTACCAAGCTGCCATCTGTTGAGCCTTCAAAAAAGGTATTGGGCGAAATTGGGCGTACATCAACTATCCTCAGGGATATTTTGAACCCCGATTTTCAGCACATTTATACCAATGACAACAGTATGTTCGAAGAAATTCGTTCATACATTCATGAAATATCGCCCGATATGGAAAGTATAGTCCGCATGCACAAGCATAAGGAACCTATATTTGACCATTTTGGTATCGAAAAGCAAATCAAGGGCGCGTTTGGTAAAACCGTGAACCTTGCCGGTGGCGCTTACCTGGTAATTGAGCATACCGAAGCCCTGCACGTTATTGACGTAAACAGCGGTAACCGTACAGCCAGCAAAGAAAACCAGGAAGAAAACGCTTACCAGGTTAACAAGGAAGCCGCCAAAGAAATAGCAAGGCAATTACGCCTGCGCGATATGGGCGGCATTGTGGTGATCGATTTTATCGATATGCACAAACCTCAAAACCGTAAAGAGCTTTTTGATTTTCTGCGTGCTGAAATGCAGTACGACCGTGCTAAGCACACCATTTTGCCTCCGAGCAAATTTGGCTTAGTGCAGATCACCCGTCAGCGTGTAAGGCCAGAAATGAACATTGTTACCAGCGAGGTTTGCCCAACCTGTAACGGAACCGGCACTATAAGGCCAACCATTTTGCTGATGGATGATATTGAAAACAATTTCAATTATATCCTTACCGAGCAAAATGAAAAAGGGATTACCCTGTGCGTACATCCATATATTGAAGCCTACATTAAAAAAGGCATCTATAACCGCCAAATGAAGTGGTTTATCAAATATGGCCAATGGATAAAGGTTAAAAGCAACCCATCCTACCAGATCACGGAATTCCATTTCTTCTCATCAAAAGACGAAGAAATTAAACTGTAA
- a CDS encoding HU family DNA-binding protein, translating to MTKAEIITEISSKTGIEKVDVQETVEAFFKVVKSSMVGGENVYVRGFGSFVVKKRAKKTARNISKNTAIIIPEHFVPSFKPAKTFVEKVKSGNKTSKK from the coding sequence ATGACTAAGGCAGAAATTATAACTGAAATCTCATCAAAAACAGGTATAGAGAAAGTAGACGTGCAGGAAACTGTTGAGGCGTTTTTCAAAGTTGTTAAAAGCTCAATGGTTGGCGGCGAAAACGTATACGTAAGAGGATTCGGTAGTTTTGTTGTTAAAAAAAGAGCTAAAAAAACAGCACGTAACATTTCAAAAAATACTGCCATCATTATCCCTGAGCACTTCGTGCCAAGCTTTAAACCAGCTAAAACTTTTGTTGAGAAAGTAAAGTCAGGTAACAAAACCAGCAAAAAATAA
- a CDS encoding single-stranded DNA-binding protein has translation MSGINKVILVGHLGKDPEVRNLEGGVSVTSFPLATSETFNKDGRKVEQTEWHNIVMWRGLAEVAAKFLSKGKLVYIEGKLRTRSFEDKEGIKKYTTEIVAENFTMLGRKSDFENEPLKSPSKNGDSFIDHLNAEDY, from the coding sequence ATGTCAGGAATAAACAAAGTAATACTCGTTGGCCATTTGGGGAAAGACCCCGAAGTACGAAATTTAGAAGGTGGGGTGTCTGTAACGAGTTTCCCTTTAGCTACTTCCGAAACGTTTAATAAGGATGGTCGTAAGGTTGAACAAACTGAATGGCACAATATTGTAATGTGGCGCGGGCTGGCCGAAGTAGCAGCTAAATTCCTGTCAAAAGGGAAGCTGGTTTATATAGAAGGCAAACTCCGTACACGCTCCTTTGAAGACAAAGAAGGGATAAAGAAGTACACTACCGAAATTGTGGCCGAGAACTTTACTATGCTTGGCCGTAAAAGTGATTTTGAAAATGAGCCATTGAAATCACCTTCAAAAAACGGGGATTCGTTTATTGATCATTTAAATGCCGAAGACTATTAA
- a CDS encoding thioredoxin family protein yields the protein MNKVLIIALLLLSTTLQAAEKGIKFEKGLTWAQIKAKAKKENKYVFVDGFTSWCEPCKMMANEIFPQQKVGDFFNKNFINVSVQFDQTKNDNADVRLFYKDAKYLASTYKIAAYPTFLFFNPSGELVHTVVGGTAKADDFIAKAKSALDPATQYTHLKKQFEQGKRDAAFLLTLTHSAQQTGDINFIPVVANAYLRTQKDLLTEENIKLITVATKKSTDPGFAVLLRDADKVDMVAGKGQSAIVVNNIAFDELILPLLRKDGKKVDNGFMYYYTGDIITDVNWDAVKSKIEARYPGRGNDMIVCAKPAYYQWTGDKPQFIAAVNAYAARPSGFDINMLNSYAWSLYLDSDNQDYLKTAADWSKSTLTGGNEENLNYLNTYSCLLYKAGEKEAGIAAFEKLIKINGKENEALNKQLDQMKKGEKIW from the coding sequence ATGAATAAAGTATTGATAATAGCATTGCTGCTACTAAGCACAACCCTGCAAGCTGCCGAAAAAGGAATCAAATTTGAAAAAGGACTTACCTGGGCCCAGATCAAGGCGAAAGCCAAAAAAGAAAACAAGTATGTATTTGTTGATGGCTTTACAAGCTGGTGCGAACCCTGCAAAATGATGGCGAATGAAATTTTCCCTCAGCAAAAAGTAGGGGATTTTTTCAACAAGAATTTCATTAACGTATCGGTTCAGTTTGACCAAACCAAAAATGACAACGCCGATGTTAGACTATTTTATAAGGACGCTAAGTATTTAGCGAGTACCTATAAAATTGCAGCTTATCCAACTTTTTTATTTTTTAACCCAAGCGGTGAATTAGTACACACCGTGGTTGGCGGCACAGCTAAAGCCGACGATTTTATAGCCAAAGCTAAGTCTGCCCTTGACCCGGCAACCCAATACACACACCTTAAAAAGCAATTTGAACAGGGTAAACGAGACGCGGCCTTTTTGTTGACGCTTACACATTCGGCTCAGCAAACCGGCGACATCAACTTTATACCTGTTGTGGCAAATGCTTATTTACGTACCCAAAAAGATTTGCTTACCGAAGAAAATATAAAGTTGATAACCGTTGCCACTAAAAAAAGTACAGACCCTGGTTTTGCCGTGTTACTTCGTGATGCCGATAAAGTAGACATGGTAGCAGGCAAAGGCCAAAGCGCCATAGTTGTCAACAATATCGCTTTTGACGAACTCATACTTCCGCTGCTGCGCAAGGATGGTAAGAAAGTAGATAATGGGTTTATGTATTACTATACAGGCGATATCATAACGGATGTAAACTGGGATGCAGTTAAGTCTAAAATTGAGGCACGATATCCCGGACGAGGCAACGACATGATTGTTTGTGCAAAACCGGCTTACTACCAATGGACCGGAGACAAACCGCAATTTATCGCGGCCGTTAATGCTTATGCAGCAAGACCATCAGGTTTTGACATAAATATGCTTAATTCCTACGCATGGTCTTTATATCTTGATAGCGATAATCAAGATTATTTAAAAACAGCTGCCGACTGGTCAAAATCCACGCTCACAGGCGGCAATGAAGAAAACCTGAATTACCTGAACACTTATTCATGCCTGCTGTACAAAGCAGGAGAAAAAGAAGCGGGTATTGCTGCATTTGAAAAGCTGATCAAAATAAATGGCAAAGAAAACGAAGCGTTAAACAAACAGCTCGACCAAATGAAAAAGGGCGAAAAGATCTGGTAG
- a CDS encoding barstar family protein: protein MRNIVFLEEPDKYFDENEFIAKLPEVGGEDELLKKLSEVLEFPDYFGNNWNALYDCLRDFHWMAKKGIVLVHHELPLLADDKIKIYLNVLFEAAEDWLDNEAHYFKVIFPEKSRRFLEANLLM from the coding sequence ATGAGAAACATTGTTTTTTTAGAAGAACCCGATAAATATTTTGACGAAAATGAATTTATCGCTAAACTTCCAGAAGTTGGAGGAGAAGATGAGTTATTAAAAAAACTAAGTGAGGTTCTTGAATTTCCGGACTACTTTGGGAACAATTGGAATGCACTGTATGATTGCTTGCGCGATTTTCATTGGATGGCGAAGAAGGGGATTGTGTTGGTTCATCATGAACTGCCACTTCTTGCCGATGATAAAATAAAGATTTACCTAAATGTACTTTTTGAGGCGGCCGAAGATTGGCTTGATAATGAAGCGCATTATTTCAAAGTAATTTTTCCCGAGAAATCGAGGCGGTTTTTAGAGGCTAATCTTCTGATGTGA
- a CDS encoding tetratricopeptide repeat protein, whose translation MNKKQIVVSAAVVVIMGYLYWLPVKGLVKPKDDKNSKPAMATSAGAAKPAANVTVDMVSAPAKAAIGDALAAKINDLEAQLKKASDADAPALQTQLAKHWDDVNQPAPAAFYYQAVARKENKVQDWINAGNRFNDAYKLTQDTLFQPAFVNNAAEAFQNALKLQPESLEGKTGLGIAYVNGASGPMQGIALLLEVVKKDPNNWNANLNLGMFAMKSGQYEKAVGRFKTLLAQKQELEPTFYLAESYKQLGMKKEAIDAYQKCKEMMPDPVFSQRIDGYIKELNN comes from the coding sequence ATGAATAAGAAACAAATAGTCGTTAGTGCAGCCGTAGTTGTTATTATGGGCTATTTGTATTGGTTGCCCGTAAAAGGTTTAGTAAAACCAAAAGACGATAAAAACAGCAAACCGGCCATGGCTACCTCTGCAGGTGCCGCCAAACCGGCAGCTAACGTTACCGTTGATATGGTATCGGCCCCGGCCAAAGCAGCTATTGGGGATGCATTGGCGGCTAAGATCAACGACCTTGAAGCCCAGTTAAAAAAAGCATCAGACGCAGATGCACCAGCTTTGCAAACGCAACTGGCCAAACACTGGGACGATGTTAACCAGCCTGCGCCTGCAGCATTCTATTACCAGGCAGTAGCCCGTAAAGAAAACAAGGTGCAAGACTGGATAAATGCAGGTAACCGTTTTAATGATGCATATAAACTTACACAGGATACTTTATTTCAGCCCGCGTTTGTAAATAATGCAGCCGAAGCATTTCAAAATGCTTTGAAATTACAACCCGAAAGCCTTGAAGGCAAAACCGGGTTAGGCATAGCTTACGTTAACGGCGCATCCGGCCCTATGCAGGGTATAGCGCTGCTGCTTGAGGTTGTTAAAAAAGACCCGAACAATTGGAACGCTAACCTTAACTTAGGTATGTTTGCCATGAAATCGGGTCAGTATGAAAAAGCGGTAGGCAGGTTTAAAACACTGCTTGCGCAAAAGCAGGAACTGGAACCTACTTTCTATTTAGCCGAAAGCTATAAGCAATTAGGTATGAAAAAGGAAGCTATTGACGCTTACCAGAAATGCAAAGAAATGATGCCTGACCCCGTATTCAGTCAGCGCATTGATGGATATATCAAGGAATTAAATAACTAA
- the mutY gene encoding A/G-specific adenine glycosylase, which produces MNFTDEIVQWYLKHKRDLPWRNTTDAYVIWLSEIILQQTRVEQGMPYFYRFLEKYPDVSSFAAAHEDEILKLWQGLGYYSRGRNMLKTARLVQEFHNGRFPDSYNELIKLKGIGEYTAAAIASFAANEAKAVVDGNVYRVLARYLGIYEPINSTAGKKTFQQVADDFLNKKMPGLHNQAMMEFGAMLCKPKAPGCNICPVRMDCVAFNTNAVADLPVKLKILKVRERFLNYFLVTDGDAILMNKRGDRDIWANMYDLPMAETDTLLSTEELLKQPAVLAVFGNDIEAIEVSPVHKHILTHQRLFVRLIKIENQPLKMNENWVKIKVQNLPELALPKIIFILLKNIFNL; this is translated from the coding sequence ATGAATTTTACAGACGAAATAGTTCAATGGTATTTAAAGCATAAACGCGATCTGCCTTGGCGTAACACCACAGATGCTTACGTGATCTGGCTTTCGGAAATTATACTCCAGCAAACCCGGGTAGAACAGGGGATGCCTTACTTTTATCGCTTCCTTGAAAAATACCCCGATGTAAGCAGTTTTGCCGCCGCCCATGAAGATGAGATCCTGAAACTGTGGCAGGGGCTGGGCTATTATTCAAGAGGGCGTAATATGCTCAAAACGGCGCGACTGGTGCAGGAGTTTCATAATGGCCGTTTTCCGGATAGTTATAACGAACTGATAAAACTAAAGGGAATTGGTGAATACACCGCAGCGGCAATAGCTTCATTTGCTGCAAATGAAGCAAAGGCTGTGGTTGATGGCAATGTTTACCGTGTGCTGGCGCGATACCTGGGTATTTACGAGCCCATCAACTCAACTGCAGGTAAAAAAACATTCCAGCAGGTAGCGGATGATTTTCTTAATAAGAAAATGCCAGGGCTGCATAATCAGGCCATGATGGAGTTTGGCGCTATGCTGTGCAAACCTAAAGCTCCGGGCTGTAATATTTGCCCTGTACGAATGGATTGTGTGGCATTTAATACTAACGCAGTGGCCGACCTGCCGGTTAAATTAAAAATCCTGAAAGTACGCGAACGCTTTTTAAATTATTTCCTGGTAACCGATGGGGATGCCATTTTAATGAACAAAAGAGGGGATAGGGATATATGGGCAAATATGTATGATTTACCTATGGCTGAAACAGATACGCTTTTAAGTACAGAAGAATTATTGAAACAACCTGCCGTTTTGGCTGTTTTTGGTAATGATATTGAAGCAATAGAAGTTTCGCCGGTACATAAACATATTCTTACTCATCAGCGGCTTTTTGTTAGGTTGATAAAAATTGAGAATCAGCCGCTCAAAATGAATGAAAACTGGGTAAAAATCAAGGTTCAAAACCTACCGGAATTAGCATTGCCGAAAATCATTTTTATATTATTAAAAAATATTTTTAATTTGTAA
- a CDS encoding Crp/Fnr family transcriptional regulator, whose protein sequence is MQQPLIARLQQLKPISLEDQELIVKAFEPLKFREGDTLLPLGHVARQLFFITNGVLRIMAQNDKGNEVTYFFLKDNQFCTILYSFNNNMVAEESIQAACDTELLAISKNNLLALYEKLPYLKEMIDQISQNTLLEKIKTRNAYLGHDSSERYLLFLERQPEVAMRVPLTDIASYLGVTPQSLSRIRKNIR, encoded by the coding sequence ATGCAACAGCCACTCATCGCCCGCTTACAGCAGTTAAAACCAATCTCACTTGAGGATCAAGAGCTTATTGTAAAAGCTTTTGAGCCCCTGAAATTCAGGGAAGGGGATACATTATTGCCGCTTGGACATGTGGCAAGGCAATTGTTTTTTATTACAAACGGTGTGCTCCGTATCATGGCTCAAAATGATAAAGGCAATGAGGTTACCTATTTCTTTTTAAAAGACAATCAGTTTTGCACCATCCTGTATAGCTTTAATAATAACATGGTTGCCGAAGAAAGTATCCAGGCTGCCTGCGATACGGAATTGCTGGCTATCAGCAAAAATAATTTGCTGGCTTTGTACGAGAAACTGCCCTATCTAAAAGAAATGATCGATCAGATTTCGCAGAATACGCTTCTGGAGAAAATAAAAACCAGGAATGCTTATCTGGGGCATGATTCGTCCGAACGATACCTGTTATTTTTGGAGCGCCAGCCTGAAGTGGCTATGCGGGTGCCTTTGACTGATATCGCATCTTACCTTGGTGTAACACCTCAGTCTTTAAGCCGGATCCGCAAAAACATCCGTTAA
- a CDS encoding SDR family oxidoreductase: MNTLASKVVLVTGASRGIGAAVAHKLAAEGAKVIINYAGGKEAADQTVDSIKQQGGDAIALQADVSKADEVAAMFDAAIAHYGKIDVLVNNAGIMITKLIKDTTDEDFIRQFDINVRGTFNTMREAATKLADKGSVINFSSTQTRVLTPTYGSYVATKGAVEQLTRVFAKEVGARGINVNAVQPGPVNTELFTKGKSQELIDRLNSLNAFNRLGEPEDIAKVVAFLASDDAKWISGQIIGLNGAMA, from the coding sequence ATGAACACATTAGCATCGAAAGTAGTATTAGTAACCGGCGCCTCAAGAGGCATCGGTGCAGCAGTAGCCCACAAATTAGCAGCCGAAGGCGCTAAAGTAATTATCAACTACGCAGGCGGTAAAGAAGCTGCCGACCAAACAGTAGATTCTATAAAACAACAAGGCGGTGACGCCATCGCCTTACAAGCCGATGTGAGCAAAGCCGATGAGGTGGCGGCCATGTTTGACGCTGCAATAGCCCACTACGGCAAAATAGATGTACTGGTAAACAATGCCGGCATCATGATCACCAAACTTATAAAAGACACCACCGACGAGGATTTCATCCGTCAGTTTGATATCAACGTTCGCGGTACATTTAACACCATGCGTGAGGCCGCTACAAAACTGGCCGACAAAGGGTCTGTAATCAATTTCTCATCAACCCAAACCCGAGTGTTAACACCTACTTATGGCAGCTATGTAGCAACCAAAGGTGCGGTTGAACAACTGACCCGTGTATTTGCAAAGGAAGTAGGAGCACGTGGTATTAATGTAAATGCGGTACAGCCGGGCCCTGTTAATACCGAATTGTTCACCAAAGGCAAATCACAGGAGCTAATTGACCGCCTCAATTCACTCAACGCCTTTAATCGCCTTGGCGAACCTGAAGACATTGCCAAAGTGGTTGCTTTCCTGGCCAGCGATGACGCCAAATGGATCAGCGGACAAATCATCGGTTTGAATGGCGCAATGGCTTAA
- the radA gene encoding DNA repair protein RadA produces the protein MAKSKIAYFCQSCGFESPKWLGKCPSCQQWNTFVEEVIEKGNASVPAWKPASTSQQRANKPVPVTEITYSEEHRLPTPDKEFNRVLGGGIVPGSLVLIGGEPGIGKSTLMLQLALNMPNQKVLYVSGEESERQIKMRAERLASPEGGPIGEGAYILTETSTQNIFKQIEALEPDMVVIDSIQTLHSAHIESTPGSVSQVRECTAELLRFAKETSTPVFLIGHITKDGMIAGPKILEHMVDTVLQFEGDRHHVYRILRTIKNRFGSASELGIYEMMGEGLREVSNPSEILLSHREAPLSGITISATLEGMRPMLIETQALVSASAYGTPQRTATGFDTKRMSMLLAVLEKRCGFRLGAKDVFLNITGGIRVEDPAIDLGLAAAIISSHEDMPIPFKTCFAGELGLSGEIRAVNRVEQRIAEAQKLGFNQIFISKYNLPASGQDKKRMDLSRYDIDIKIVSSIEEVFSLLFG, from the coding sequence ATGGCCAAATCCAAGATCGCGTACTTTTGTCAAAGCTGTGGCTTTGAATCGCCCAAATGGCTGGGTAAATGCCCGTCATGCCAGCAATGGAACACCTTTGTTGAAGAGGTGATTGAAAAGGGCAATGCATCAGTACCGGCCTGGAAACCTGCCTCAACCAGTCAGCAGCGGGCCAATAAACCTGTGCCGGTTACGGAGATTACTTATTCCGAAGAGCATCGTTTACCTACTCCCGATAAAGAGTTTAACCGTGTTTTAGGCGGCGGCATTGTTCCGGGTTCATTAGTACTTATCGGCGGCGAGCCGGGCATAGGCAAATCAACCCTGATGTTGCAGCTTGCCCTCAACATGCCTAACCAAAAGGTGCTGTATGTGTCGGGCGAGGAAAGCGAACGACAGATTAAGATGAGGGCAGAAAGGTTAGCATCGCCCGAAGGGGGGCCTATCGGCGAAGGAGCCTATATCCTCACAGAAACCTCAACCCAAAACATTTTTAAGCAGATAGAGGCATTGGAACCAGATATGGTAGTGATAGACTCTATTCAAACGCTGCATTCGGCACATATCGAATCAACACCAGGCAGCGTATCCCAGGTTAGGGAATGTACTGCCGAACTGCTTCGTTTTGCCAAAGAAACCTCAACTCCTGTATTTTTAATTGGCCACATTACCAAAGATGGTATGATAGCAGGCCCAAAAATACTGGAGCATATGGTTGATACCGTGTTACAGTTTGAGGGCGACAGGCATCATGTTTATCGCATATTGCGCACTATTAAAAACCGTTTCGGCTCGGCATCGGAGCTGGGTATTTATGAAATGATGGGCGAGGGTTTGAGGGAAGTATCCAATCCTTCGGAGATATTGCTTTCGCACCGGGAAGCACCACTGAGCGGCATTACTATTTCTGCCACTTTAGAAGGGATGCGACCGATGCTGATTGAAACCCAGGCATTGGTTAGTGCGTCTGCCTATGGTACCCCGCAACGTACCGCTACCGGCTTTGATACCAAACGCATGAGCATGCTGCTGGCTGTGCTGGAAAAGCGCTGCGGTTTCAGGTTGGGCGCAAAAGATGTATTCCTGAACATTACCGGAGGCATCAGGGTTGAAGACCCCGCTATTGATCTGGGGCTTGCAGCGGCCATTATTTCATCGCACGAGGATATGCCAATACCCTTCAAAACCTGTTTTGCCGGCGAGCTTGGCCTTTCGGGCGAGATCAGGGCGGTAAACCGGGTAGAGCAGCGTATTGCCGAAGCACAAAAACTCGGCTTCAACCAAATCTTTATCTCCAAATACAACCTCCCTGCAAGCGGTCAGGATAAAAAGCGCATGGACCTCTCGCGCTACGATATCGACATCAAGATCGTAAGCAGTATTGAGGAAGTATTCAGTTTGTTGTTTGGATAG
- a CDS encoding SDR family oxidoreductase — protein sequence MNSLNNKVAVITGSARGLGKAIAERYAALGADIVINYSRDKASADEVVSNISAMGVKVIAVQADISKVADIERLFKEAKEAFGKIDIVVANAGIELVETPVVDFTEEQFDRVFGINTKGTYFTMQQAAKNVEDNGRIIYIASSTTSFPVPGMAVYGGSKTTPRYLVDILSKEIGHRGVTVNSIIPFAVDHSGIFAEADSYPALRKQLLDSCPMGRLAEVEDVANVAEFFASDLSSFVNGQHLLVNGGATN from the coding sequence ATGAACTCATTAAATAATAAAGTAGCAGTAATAACCGGCTCAGCCCGTGGATTAGGTAAAGCAATTGCAGAACGTTACGCAGCATTAGGTGCCGATATCGTAATCAATTACTCACGTGATAAAGCATCTGCCGATGAAGTGGTAAGCAACATCAGCGCAATGGGTGTAAAAGTAATAGCTGTACAGGCCGATATCAGCAAAGTGGCCGATATTGAAAGGTTGTTTAAAGAAGCTAAAGAAGCCTTTGGTAAAATAGATATCGTGGTAGCCAATGCCGGCATTGAGCTGGTGGAAACCCCGGTGGTTGATTTTACTGAAGAACAGTTTGACCGTGTATTCGGTATCAATACTAAAGGCACTTACTTCACCATGCAGCAGGCTGCTAAAAATGTGGAAGACAATGGTCGTATTATTTACATAGCCTCAAGCACCACTTCATTCCCTGTACCCGGAATGGCAGTGTATGGTGGTAGCAAAACCACTCCACGCTACCTGGTTGATATCCTTTCAAAAGAAATTGGTCACCGTGGTGTAACAGTTAACTCTATCATACCATTTGCTGTTGATCATTCAGGTATCTTTGCCGAAGCTGATAGCTACCCCGCATTAAGAAAACAATTGCTTGACAGTTGTCCGATGGGCCGCCTGGCCGAAGTTGAAGATGTGGCCAATGTGGCCGAGTTTTTCGCCAGCGATCTTTCATCATTCGTGAATGGCCAGCATTTGCTGGTAAACGGTGGTGCAACAAATTAA